One genomic window of Nitrospiria bacterium includes the following:
- the otsB gene encoding trehalose-phosphatase, whose translation MDLTFNKSWLSSLQRKIKNPLVLFLDFDGTLAPIAPHPDQSFLDSSTKRLVQSISKKIPVVLISGRAQADLKKRVRLSGVTYVGNHGFEISGQNFQFRMKNETLWRKFLKNIRIQLEKRLDNLPGVWVENKKVTLSVHYRLARRETREKANQILQQQVKNFNDQGKIRLSGGKAVWEIRPPIEWNKGKAVLWVLKQPGFKRKWPLYIGDDQTDQDAMRLIRNKGIGIMVGPPSGKGAAHYTLNNPREVHRFLGWVLKNTSFKNPKKIQKR comes from the coding sequence ATGGATCTCACTTTCAACAAATCCTGGTTATCCTCACTTCAGAGGAAAATAAAAAACCCTCTGGTATTGTTTCTTGATTTCGATGGAACCTTGGCGCCCATCGCCCCCCATCCTGATCAATCTTTTTTAGATTCTTCCACCAAACGGTTGGTTCAGTCTATCTCGAAAAAAATCCCCGTGGTACTTATTAGCGGAAGGGCACAAGCCGATTTAAAAAAACGGGTCAGGTTATCCGGGGTAACTTATGTCGGTAATCATGGTTTTGAAATATCCGGCCAGAACTTTCAATTCCGAATGAAGAATGAAACCCTATGGCGAAAGTTTCTAAAAAACATTCGCATTCAACTGGAAAAGCGTCTGGACAACCTTCCAGGGGTTTGGGTTGAAAATAAGAAAGTTACCTTGAGCGTCCATTATCGCTTGGCCCGGAGAGAGACCAGAGAAAAAGCCAACCAGATCCTTCAACAACAGGTAAAAAATTTTAATGACCAAGGAAAAATCCGTTTGAGCGGGGGAAAAGCCGTATGGGAAATAAGGCCCCCCATCGAATGGAACAAAGGGAAAGCGGTTCTTTGGGTTTTAAAACAGCCCGGTTTTAAGAGGAAGTGGCCGCTATACATCGGGGATGACCAAACCGATCAGGATGCCATGCGATTGATTCGAAACAAAGGAATTGGGATCATGGTAGGGCCCCCTTCAGGTAAAGGAGCCGCCCACTATACGTTGAATAATCCTCGCGAAGTCCACCGGTTCTTGGGGTGGGTTCTAAAAAATACCTCCTTTAAAAACCCCAAAAAAATCCAAAAGAGGTAA
- a CDS encoding carbohydrate ABC transporter permease → MRNPTLIKHIIFFLLLTGVVAFCLGPVLWQGITALKPESELTSLPPIFPTHPTLQHVQSVFTDHPFLRIISNSVLVASMTTFTSLLVGSLAAFALAWIGFRGKGVLLAVALAISMFPPISTVSPLYLIIRALGLRDTWWALVATHTTFALPLTLWILTSFFREIPAEIYKAAQMDGCTPFQAFYKIILPLSAPGLMASAILVFIFSWNEFLFALSFTTTEASRTIPVGIALFPGLHEIPYGEIAAASIIVTIPVILVALVFQKRMVEGMTAGAVKG, encoded by the coding sequence ATGAGGAACCCAACCCTAATAAAACACATTATTTTTTTCCTCCTCTTAACGGGTGTGGTAGCCTTCTGCTTGGGACCGGTTCTATGGCAAGGCATAACCGCTTTAAAACCAGAGTCGGAATTAACCTCCCTGCCACCGATTTTTCCAACACACCCCACACTCCAACATGTCCAATCGGTTTTTACCGACCACCCTTTTTTGAGGATTATCTCCAATAGCGTCCTTGTGGCTTCAATGACCACTTTCACCTCCTTACTGGTAGGATCACTGGCAGCATTTGCGCTGGCCTGGATCGGCTTCAGGGGAAAGGGAGTCCTCCTGGCCGTGGCCCTTGCGATATCCATGTTTCCTCCGATTTCCACGGTAAGCCCCCTTTATCTCATCATTCGGGCCCTCGGGTTAAGGGATACCTGGTGGGCTTTGGTGGCGACCCATACGACTTTTGCTTTGCCCTTAACACTGTGGATCCTCACCAGTTTCTTCCGGGAAATTCCCGCAGAAATTTACAAAGCAGCTCAAATGGACGGCTGTACACCTTTCCAAGCATTTTATAAAATAATTCTCCCCCTATCCGCACCCGGTTTGATGGCCTCAGCCATTTTGGTGTTTATCTTCTCCTGGAATGAATTCTTATTCGCATTGTCCTTTACCACCACCGAGGCCTCCCGAACCATACCGGTGGGAATTGCACTTTTTCCCGGGCTCCACGAAATCCCTTATGGGGAGATTGCGGCCGCATCTATTATCGTAACCATTCCGGTTATATTGGTTGCGCTTGTTTTCCAGAAACGAATGGTGGAAGGAATGACGGCCGGAGCAGTAAAAGGATAG
- a CDS encoding prohibitin family protein, with protein sequence MKDTYDLTKIPFLDKGPKLIIGVIVLVFLVATISASFEIVGAGERGVIFSKIGGVKDHILNEGLQFKIPFIEDIITVDVKVQKSQTDATAASKDLQTVSSTIALNYHIDPGQVNTVYQDIGLFFKDRVIDPAVQESVKAVSAQFTAEELITRRSEVSRSIESNLKERLLQFNIITDGFNIIDFSFSREFNSAIEAKQTAEQQALKAKRDLDRIKIEAEQKITQAKAEAESQRMQRETISPTILQLRAIEKWDGRFPQVIGGAMPFIDVGTLAPQK encoded by the coding sequence ATGAAAGATACCTATGATTTAACCAAAATACCTTTTTTGGACAAAGGGCCGAAACTGATCATCGGGGTGATTGTCCTGGTTTTCCTTGTAGCAACCATCAGTGCCTCATTTGAGATTGTGGGTGCAGGGGAAAGGGGAGTTATCTTCAGCAAAATTGGCGGGGTTAAAGATCACATCTTAAATGAAGGCCTTCAATTTAAAATCCCCTTTATTGAAGACATCATTACCGTAGATGTTAAGGTTCAAAAATCACAAACCGATGCAACCGCGGCATCCAAAGACCTTCAAACCGTTTCATCCACCATTGCCCTCAACTATCATATTGATCCCGGCCAGGTAAATACCGTTTATCAAGATATCGGTCTATTTTTTAAAGACCGTGTGATTGATCCAGCAGTCCAAGAATCCGTGAAGGCCGTCTCGGCCCAGTTTACCGCAGAAGAGCTGATTACCCGCCGGAGCGAGGTCAGCCGAAGCATTGAATCCAACTTAAAGGAGCGTCTTTTGCAATTTAATATTATTACCGACGGGTTCAACATTATTGATTTTTCCTTTTCTCGGGAATTTAATTCAGCCATTGAAGCCAAACAGACCGCCGAACAACAGGCATTGAAGGCAAAGCGGGATTTGGATCGAATTAAAATCGAAGCAGAACAGAAAATAACCCAAGCCAAAGCGGAAGCAGAGTCTCAGAGAATGCAGAGAGAAACGATCAGCCCAACGATTTTACAGTTGAGAGCCATTGAGAAATGGGATGGGAGGTTTCCTCAGGTGATCGGGGGAGCAATGCCCTTTATTGATGTAGGAACCCTGGCTCCACAAAAATAA
- a CDS encoding sugar ABC transporter permease: MERRGLIFFLIGPTVFILIALALFPILAVIGLSLQRNLPIFDISHFVGLDNYFFLMGDPRFWNSLKNTVYFTLVSVALEISLGLGIAILLDQAFTGRGWVRALILIPWAIPTVVSARMWEWLYNGEFGLINFFLQQTQVTHQPINWLGDPFWAIHGAILMEVWKTTPFAAILLMAGLQTIPRDLYHAAKVDGANAWAIFRYIILPSLKPIILVVLLFRTLDAFRVFDAIYVLTGGGPANTTETLSVYAYKVLFQTLQFGYGSTIAVVTFMCVGLISIIYLKLLGKDYWQRLLT; encoded by the coding sequence GTGGAACGTCGTGGTTTGATATTTTTCCTCATTGGTCCCACAGTCTTTATCCTAATCGCCCTTGCCTTATTTCCCATCTTGGCGGTGATCGGCCTCAGCCTACAGCGAAATCTTCCCATCTTTGATATCTCTCATTTTGTCGGTCTAGACAATTATTTTTTTTTAATGGGTGATCCACGGTTTTGGAATAGCCTTAAAAACACAGTCTATTTTACCCTTGTCTCCGTAGCACTTGAGATCAGTTTAGGTTTAGGAATCGCCATTTTATTGGACCAGGCTTTTACCGGGCGGGGATGGGTCCGGGCTCTGATCTTAATTCCTTGGGCCATCCCAACCGTGGTGTCTGCAAGGATGTGGGAGTGGTTATACAACGGGGAATTTGGCCTGATTAATTTTTTCCTCCAACAAACACAGGTCACCCACCAACCCATCAATTGGTTAGGAGATCCATTTTGGGCCATCCACGGGGCGATCTTAATGGAAGTTTGGAAAACCACCCCTTTTGCAGCCATACTATTAATGGCTGGACTCCAAACCATTCCAAGAGATTTATACCATGCTGCCAAAGTAGACGGGGCCAATGCATGGGCCATTTTCCGATACATTATTTTACCTTCCTTAAAACCGATCATCCTGGTGGTTCTTCTGTTTCGCACACTGGATGCCTTCCGCGTCTTTGATGCCATCTATGTATTGACCGGAGGGGGCCCTGCGAATACCACCGAAACCCTCTCTGTTTATGCTTACAAAGTATTATTCCAAACACTGCAATTCGGTTATGGGTCCACCATTGCCGTAGTGACGTTCATGTGCGTGGGCCTAATCAGTATCATTTATTTGAAACTTCTTGGGAAAGATTACTGGCAAAGGCTTTTAACATGA
- a CDS encoding ABC transporter ATP-binding protein — translation MAEVQLEGLSKRFGKTEVLRNMDLTIQNGEFFTLVGPSGCGKSTLLHLIAGLEPLTSGEIRFDGKPISHLPPKDRDVAVVFQSYALYPHMTVYENIAFPLRMKKQSPHQIGEEVKKVAEFLGLSHTLQRKPRELSGGQRQRVALGRAIIRKPRLFLLDEPLSNLDAQLRMEMRSELKKLHQRLKITMIYVTHDQAEAMTLSDRMAILHEGTLQQCGTPQTIYENPKNLFVAKFVGSPPMNTLQGEWRSTSPGTIQLGENISFPITTPLLDQMKSEKSQNKRMVLGIRPENIFLVPDGPSKGFSGQISVVEPMGSENWVELNFFHHFLKVKAPPHIQIKPGQTIPFTFQEEKIHLFDADTGLRVG, via the coding sequence ATGGCGGAGGTTCAATTAGAAGGTTTAAGCAAACGGTTTGGGAAAACCGAAGTTCTCAGGAATATGGATTTAACGATCCAAAACGGAGAGTTTTTCACACTGGTGGGTCCCAGCGGGTGCGGAAAATCCACATTACTGCACCTGATTGCAGGGCTGGAACCCTTAACATCCGGTGAAATTCGCTTTGATGGCAAACCCATTAGCCATCTTCCCCCCAAAGATCGGGATGTCGCGGTGGTTTTCCAAAGCTATGCCCTTTATCCTCACATGACCGTTTATGAAAATATCGCTTTTCCCCTCCGGATGAAAAAACAATCCCCTCATCAAATCGGGGAGGAAGTCAAAAAGGTAGCGGAGTTTCTTGGGTTGAGCCACACCCTTCAACGCAAACCCAGGGAACTCTCAGGAGGGCAACGACAACGGGTGGCCTTGGGCAGGGCGATTATCAGAAAACCCCGCCTATTCTTGTTGGATGAACCTCTGTCCAACCTGGATGCCCAACTCAGAATGGAAATGCGAAGCGAATTAAAAAAATTACACCAAAGACTCAAAATCACCATGATTTATGTCACCCATGATCAGGCCGAAGCCATGACTCTCTCGGATCGAATGGCCATTCTGCATGAGGGAACACTTCAGCAATGCGGAACCCCCCAAACCATCTATGAAAATCCTAAAAATCTTTTCGTCGCAAAATTTGTCGGATCTCCCCCCATGAATACGCTTCAAGGTGAATGGCGTTCCACCTCACCCGGAACCATTCAATTGGGAGAAAATATCTCTTTCCCCATTACCACTCCCCTGTTAGATCAAATGAAATCGGAAAAATCCCAGAATAAAAGAATGGTTCTCGGCATTCGCCCTGAGAATATTTTTCTTGTTCCGGATGGGCCCTCGAAAGGCTTCTCCGGTCAAATCTCGGTGGTTGAACCCATGGGATCTGAAAATTGGGTTGAATTAAATTTTTTCCATCACTTCTTAAAGGTAAAAGCCCCCCCTCACATTCAAATCAAACCGGGTCAGACCATCCCATTTACTTTCCAGGAAGAAAAAATTCATCTTTTTGATGCGGACACCGGTCTCCGGGTAGGTTAA
- a CDS encoding Dyp-type peroxidase has translation MGGENAQKGILEEINRFGLFIVLKAIDPKKNGPSIARHCAKLSSLIKTVHHLDPSSGLSGAVSFGSDFWDIISPGKRPKHLHPFHSIESGERRAPRSGGDILFHIHSGREDLNFELARRMNLLLEGSVTVLEEVHGFSYLDSRDLTGFIDGTANPQGEERSNAALIGSEDPEFKDGSYVLTQRYVHNLSGWETLSEKDQEKIIGRRKKDSEELGGGEKAPTAHISRVEIEEGGEELKILRHSLPYGKAMGESGLFFLAYAKNSEIFEKMLNRMFGVSGDGVHDHLMDFSQPVSGALFFSPSLNLLKSFSN, from the coding sequence ATGGGGGGTGAAAACGCTCAAAAAGGAATTTTGGAGGAGATTAATCGGTTCGGACTTTTCATTGTTTTAAAAGCCATTGACCCCAAAAAAAATGGGCCGAGCATTGCCAGACATTGCGCCAAACTTTCTTCTTTGATTAAGACGGTTCATCATTTGGATCCTTCCAGCGGTCTTTCCGGGGCGGTGAGTTTTGGATCCGATTTTTGGGATATTATCTCCCCTGGAAAACGGCCTAAACATTTACACCCTTTTCATTCCATTGAGTCCGGGGAACGAAGGGCCCCCCGGTCAGGGGGGGATATCCTGTTTCATATTCATTCCGGCAGGGAGGATCTGAATTTTGAATTGGCTAGGCGTATGAATCTGCTTTTAGAGGGGTCGGTCACTGTTTTGGAAGAGGTTCATGGTTTTTCCTACCTCGACTCCCGCGACCTTACGGGGTTTATCGATGGAACGGCCAATCCCCAGGGTGAGGAACGGTCAAATGCGGCCCTAATTGGATCCGAAGATCCGGAGTTTAAGGATGGTAGCTATGTCCTTACCCAAAGGTATGTCCATAACCTTTCAGGATGGGAAACACTTTCGGAAAAGGATCAGGAAAAGATCATTGGCCGTAGAAAAAAAGACAGTGAGGAATTGGGGGGAGGTGAAAAGGCCCCAACCGCCCACATTAGCCGCGTAGAAATTGAAGAGGGCGGAGAGGAGCTTAAAATCCTTCGTCATAGTCTTCCTTATGGAAAAGCCATGGGAGAATCGGGGCTTTTTTTCCTTGCTTATGCGAAGAATTCTGAAATTTTTGAAAAAATGTTAAACCGGATGTTTGGTGTATCGGGGGACGGGGTCCACGACCATCTCATGGATTTTTCCCAGCCGGTTTCTGGGGCCTTGTTTTTTTCACCCTCCCTTAATCTCTTAAAAAGTTTTTCCAATTAA
- a CDS encoding DUF5752 family protein has protein sequence MTLGDSFRFLECMSLSQTTGVKTATLSELIQAVEIVAPGAVFHHTHQFYLKGTLVAPEYPNDFAVWVAENLEERALAEKLACLDFYSMKSVEEIRRAIVRILEDYRDHFPAPRPARPGDEFFFNDSITLVIPTGFRARDITEFRMALRQVGPSSIYYHFFEARIRMESPSDDFSFWVEQSLGRRNLCHQIRQLDPYLYSLEGLRRKLIELVDMELTHG, from the coding sequence ATGACCTTAGGGGATTCATTCCGATTTCTTGAATGTATGAGCTTATCCCAAACCACGGGAGTCAAAACGGCCACTTTGTCTGAATTGATTCAAGCCGTAGAGATCGTCGCACCGGGAGCCGTTTTCCATCATACCCATCAATTCTACCTTAAAGGTACCCTGGTGGCTCCGGAATATCCCAATGATTTTGCGGTATGGGTGGCGGAAAATCTGGAAGAGAGAGCCCTGGCGGAAAAACTGGCCTGTCTCGATTTTTATTCCATGAAATCCGTTGAAGAGATTCGTCGGGCCATTGTCAGAATTTTGGAAGACTACCGGGATCATTTCCCCGCTCCCCGGCCCGCCAGGCCAGGGGATGAATTCTTTTTTAATGATTCAATCACCTTGGTCATTCCAACTGGATTTAGGGCAAGGGATATTACAGAATTCAGAATGGCCCTGAGACAGGTTGGACCCAGCAGCATTTACTACCATTTTTTTGAGGCCCGGATCCGTATGGAGAGCCCATCCGATGATTTTTCCTTTTGGGTTGAGCAATCCCTGGGGCGAAGAAATCTCTGCCATCAAATTCGGCAACTCGATCCCTATTTGTACAGCCTGGAAGGACTAAGGCGAAAACTGATTGAGTTGGTGGATATGGAGCTTACCCATGGATAA
- a CDS encoding ABC transporter substrate-binding protein — MNQVLLRIALALVFLGGSGGCQSSTPSEQGTEPVTVVFKHGKIAGDPQTFQSLLQRFEDAHPGILVKDETLPASTDQQHQFYVMSLEGRSAEFDVLSLDVIWVHEFARANWIHNLSHLLPPDQRVQFFPGPMEAVTMEDQVYAIPWYIDAGILYYRKDLLDKHRLQAPTTWEGLVDTAQTILAQEEDPHLKGFVWQGKQYEGLVCNILEYVWSAGGNVLDGKGRVILDSPEAEQALTFTKDLIERFAVSPPWVTTADEEATRRIFGEGRAVFMRNWPYAWNIFQKEESPIRGKVGVSVLPHFPGQSSAATLGGWQLGVNKFSRHPKEAEALVQFLTSPEVQRWMAIEIGYKPPRRALYQDQVMIATQPFITGLFEIFETARPRPVSPYYLMLSQVMQPEFSAALVGLKEPKAALKNAQRQMNHILSANLES; from the coding sequence ATGAACCAGGTGTTGCTTAGAATCGCGCTGGCACTGGTGTTTCTTGGAGGTTCGGGGGGTTGCCAATCCTCCACCCCTTCAGAACAGGGTACAGAGCCGGTTACGGTTGTATTTAAACATGGGAAAATTGCGGGAGACCCACAAACCTTTCAATCCCTTCTCCAGCGCTTTGAGGACGCCCACCCAGGAATTCTCGTAAAGGATGAAACCCTTCCTGCCTCCACAGACCAACAGCATCAGTTTTATGTGATGAGCCTTGAGGGACGTTCCGCAGAGTTTGATGTTCTCTCCCTGGATGTCATTTGGGTTCATGAATTTGCAAGGGCCAATTGGATACACAACCTGTCCCACCTCCTCCCCCCCGACCAGCGGGTTCAATTCTTTCCGGGACCCATGGAGGCAGTCACCATGGAAGACCAAGTATACGCAATTCCCTGGTATATTGATGCCGGGATTCTCTACTATAGAAAGGACCTCCTCGACAAACATAGGCTTCAAGCCCCCACTACATGGGAAGGGTTGGTTGACACCGCCCAAACCATCCTGGCTCAGGAAGAAGATCCCCATTTAAAAGGGTTTGTTTGGCAGGGAAAACAATACGAAGGGTTGGTTTGCAATATTTTAGAATATGTTTGGTCTGCAGGGGGAAATGTTTTGGATGGAAAGGGACGGGTCATCTTGGATAGTCCAGAGGCAGAACAGGCCTTAACATTTACCAAAGACCTGATTGAACGCTTTGCGGTCTCCCCCCCTTGGGTCACCACGGCCGATGAGGAGGCCACCCGCAGGATTTTCGGAGAAGGACGGGCAGTCTTTATGCGGAATTGGCCATATGCATGGAATATTTTTCAAAAAGAGGAATCACCCATCCGAGGAAAAGTGGGAGTATCCGTTCTTCCCCATTTTCCAGGTCAATCTTCCGCTGCTACTTTAGGGGGATGGCAACTGGGTGTGAATAAATTCTCCAGGCATCCTAAAGAGGCTGAAGCCTTGGTACAATTTCTGACCTCACCAGAGGTTCAGCGGTGGATGGCCATTGAAATAGGATACAAACCCCCGCGGAGGGCTTTATATCAGGATCAGGTAATGATTGCCACCCAACCTTTTATTACCGGGCTCTTCGAGATTTTTGAAACCGCCCGTCCAAGACCGGTTTCCCCTTATTACCTCATGCTCTCTCAGGTCATGCAACCGGAATTCTCCGCCGCCTTGGTCGGCCTGAAGGAACCCAAGGCAGCATTAAAAAACGCCCAGAGGCAAATGAACCATATTCTCTCCGCTAATCTAGAAAGTTAA
- a CDS encoding cupin domain-containing protein, producing the protein MMSEIKVEQNPTEKKLRDLGVTDWPIWAKEASKFPWTYSETETCYFLEGKVIVTLKNGKSVKMGKGDLVTFPSGMSCTWEILSAVKKHFTFE; encoded by the coding sequence ATGATGAGCGAAATAAAAGTCGAACAAAACCCAACCGAAAAAAAACTGAGAGACCTTGGTGTAACCGATTGGCCAATCTGGGCCAAAGAAGCATCAAAATTCCCGTGGACCTATTCCGAAACGGAAACCTGCTATTTCCTGGAAGGGAAGGTTATTGTTACCCTAAAGAATGGAAAATCTGTAAAAATGGGCAAAGGGGATTTGGTCACCTTTCCGTCTGGTATGTCTTGTACCTGGGAAATTTTATCCGCAGTTAAAAAACATTTTACATTTGAATAA
- a CDS encoding glycosyltransferase — MDNLKPYEKLAPSEDIRMLKKLAEQLKNKSYLHVNSTSTGGGVAEILHRLNDIFVGLGIKARWEVIKGNEEFFGITKNFHNGLQGKDLQISKKMWAHYYEVNRENSKNLNLSADMVFIHDPQPAALIHYRPKQGKWVWRCHIDLSHPNRKIWEDLRPNVENYDAAIFSVSKFAQTLSIPQFIAPPSIDPLSNKNRDLSKEEIQKVLEEYQIPTDLPIMMQVSRFDPFKDPLGVIQAYRMVKKYHPCRLILAGGAASDDPESSEILARVREEAEGDPHIHILDLPPFSDVHLNALQRASTIILQKSLREGFGLTVTEALWKGKPVIGGSVGGIPLQINHGITGFLVHSVEGAAFHIRQLLHNPQLTKRMGEMGKEHVRQNFLITRQAKDYLALWVSLETPKKKNIVYLH, encoded by the coding sequence ATGGATAATTTGAAGCCCTACGAAAAGCTAGCCCCATCCGAAGATATTCGAATGCTTAAAAAACTGGCTGAGCAACTGAAAAACAAATCCTACTTGCATGTGAATTCAACCTCGACCGGAGGCGGGGTCGCCGAAATTTTACATCGATTAAACGATATTTTTGTGGGATTGGGAATCAAGGCCCGTTGGGAAGTCATCAAAGGGAATGAAGAATTTTTTGGAATCACAAAGAATTTTCACAATGGACTTCAGGGAAAGGATTTACAGATTTCAAAAAAAATGTGGGCTCACTATTATGAGGTCAACAGGGAAAACTCAAAAAACCTGAACCTTTCAGCAGATATGGTATTTATTCACGATCCACAGCCCGCGGCCTTAATTCATTACCGGCCTAAGCAAGGGAAATGGGTGTGGCGGTGCCACATCGATCTTTCCCATCCTAACCGGAAAATTTGGGAGGACCTCCGTCCCAATGTGGAAAATTATGATGCAGCGATTTTTTCTGTCTCAAAATTCGCCCAAACCTTATCCATTCCACAATTCATCGCCCCCCCTTCGATTGACCCCCTCAGCAACAAAAACCGTGACCTTTCCAAGGAGGAAATACAAAAGGTCCTCGAAGAATATCAAATCCCAACGGATTTGCCCATTATGATGCAGGTTTCCCGCTTTGATCCCTTTAAAGATCCTCTCGGGGTAATTCAGGCCTACCGCATGGTCAAAAAATACCATCCCTGCCGTTTAATCCTTGCAGGGGGTGCGGCATCGGATGATCCCGAGTCATCAGAAATTCTTGCCAGGGTACGGGAAGAAGCAGAGGGAGACCCGCACATCCATATTCTAGATCTTCCTCCATTCAGTGATGTACACCTCAATGCCTTACAAAGGGCATCCACGATTATCCTTCAAAAATCCTTGCGGGAGGGATTTGGTTTAACAGTGACGGAAGCTTTATGGAAAGGAAAACCGGTCATCGGCGGATCGGTAGGAGGCATTCCTTTACAGATCAACCATGGAATCACCGGCTTTTTAGTTCATTCCGTTGAAGGGGCCGCTTTCCATATCCGTCAGCTTCTGCACAACCCTCAGCTCACCAAACGCATGGGGGAGATGGGCAAGGAACATGTCCGTCAGAACTTCTTAATTACCCGGCAAGCCAAGGACTATCTCGCCCTATGGGTTTCTCTGGAAACCCCCAAAAAAAAGAACATCGTCTACCTACACTAA
- the mltF gene encoding membrane-bound lytic murein transglycosylase MltF produces MVYSLLKTTLIIIFMGVSLLTCAEETPFSDFSGSLNGKIVVLTRNAPTTYFTDRDGHLSGPEHDMVSAFAREQGFDVTFKVLDTVEEILSELQRGGGDFAAAGLSKTKERSDHFVFGPVYQEIEQQVICQKGNRIRKIKDLIGKDVLVIKKSSYESRLRQLKSKHPKLEWRTTSDLSTEQILHLVWKGEVDCTVADSNIVSIHRRFMPELNVSISLSPKDSLVWLFPKETEILKNSVKPWFSHVTKNGKLKALMEKYYGHVDFFDYYDLKVFKKRIKKRLPKFHQQIKSAAKQHQFPWELLAAISYQESHWDPRAKSPTGVRGFMMLTQTTAASLGVTDRLNPRQSISGGAKYLRRMINRIPEHIQEPDRTWMGLASYNVGFSHLKDARKIAAELNQNPNSWHSVKNALPLLSQKKYYRHLKYGYARGVEPVIYVERIRNYYDILLILEKDFS; encoded by the coding sequence TTGGTTTATTCCCTTCTCAAAACCACCTTGATTATTATTTTTATGGGAGTTTCCTTATTAACTTGTGCGGAAGAGACCCCTTTTTCAGATTTTTCCGGTTCTTTGAACGGTAAGATTGTGGTCCTTACCCGCAATGCCCCTACCACCTATTTTACAGATCGGGATGGACACCTTTCCGGCCCGGAACACGATATGGTTTCCGCCTTTGCCCGTGAACAAGGCTTTGATGTAACGTTTAAGGTTTTAGATACGGTGGAAGAAATTCTCAGTGAACTTCAGCGAGGGGGAGGAGATTTTGCAGCAGCGGGGCTTAGCAAAACAAAAGAGCGGTCGGATCACTTTGTATTTGGTCCAGTTTACCAGGAAATCGAACAACAGGTGATCTGTCAGAAAGGGAACCGGATCAGGAAAATAAAAGATCTTATCGGGAAAGATGTTTTGGTCATAAAAAAAAGCAGCTATGAATCTAGATTGAGGCAATTAAAATCGAAACACCCAAAACTGGAATGGCGGACCACAAGCGATTTATCGACGGAGCAGATTCTGCATTTGGTTTGGAAGGGGGAGGTGGACTGTACGGTGGCTGATTCCAATATTGTTTCGATTCACCGGCGGTTTATGCCCGAATTAAATGTTTCCATTTCCCTTTCCCCAAAAGATTCATTGGTATGGCTTTTTCCAAAAGAAACAGAAATTTTAAAAAATTCAGTTAAGCCCTGGTTCTCCCATGTGACCAAAAATGGAAAGTTGAAAGCCTTGATGGAAAAATATTATGGGCATGTGGATTTCTTTGATTATTATGATCTTAAGGTTTTTAAAAAAAGAATCAAGAAGCGCCTGCCGAAGTTTCATCAACAGATCAAATCCGCAGCCAAACAGCATCAATTCCCATGGGAATTATTGGCCGCCATTTCTTATCAAGAATCTCATTGGGATCCCAGGGCCAAAAGCCCCACGGGTGTCCGTGGGTTTATGATGTTGACCCAAACCACGGCGGCGTCTCTCGGGGTCACCGACCGCTTGAACCCACGACAAAGCATATCCGGCGGGGCTAAATACCTAAGAAGAATGATTAATCGAATTCCAGAACATATTCAGGAACCGGATCGAACATGGATGGGTTTAGCCTCTTATAATGTAGGGTTTTCTCACCTTAAAGATGCCCGGAAAATTGCCGCTGAATTAAACCAAAATCCAAACAGCTGGCACTCGGTGAAAAACGCTTTGCCCCTACTTTCTCAAAAAAAGTATTATCGACATCTAAAATACGGTTATGCGAGGGGAGTTGAACCGGTTATATATGTTGAACGGATCAGGAATTATTACGACATCCTTTTAATTCTGGAAAAGGATTTTTCTTAA